GGTGAGTTTTTTAAAACGGCTCTTGCAATTGCAATTCTTTGTCTTTGCCCTCCCGAAAAGTTAAGCCCTCTTTCTCCGACTTTTGTATTGTAACCTTCCGGTAAACTTTGAATAAAGGAATGAATGTTTGCAGCCTTACACGCATCTATAAGCTTCTCCTCATCTGCATCTTCATTTGCATGTAAAAGATTTTCTTTTATTGTTCCGTTAAACAAATAGGTTTCTTGCGAAACTACCGTAATTAAACTGCGCAAAGATTTTAATGTCAAGTCTTTTATATCGATACCGTTGATATAAATACTTCCGCTTGTAGGCTCATAAAATCTTAACAATAAATTTACAATGGTAGTTTTTCCGCTTCCCGATTCTCCTGCAACTGCAAGTTTTTCATTTTTTGCAACAGTGAAATTTAAATTCTTAAAAACCGTATTCTTTTTTTCGCTGTAAGTGAATTCAATATTTTTATATTTTATTTCAAAACCATCCGCAGATTTTATGTCAATGGTTTTAGTCCCTTCATCTTTTATTTTTTCTTCTTCATCAAGTAAGGCAAAAATTCCGCCCATAGAGGTTATGCCCATAAAGCCTTGATGAAAGTATGCTGCTAATTCGTTTGCAGGTCTAAAAACTTCGTTGGTCATAAAAAGTAAAATAAGTAATGAGGATACGGGAATTATATGTGCAGAAGTTAATAGTGCTGCTACGGCAAGGGTAAAACTTGTACCGATACCGGAAGCAAAATTGGAAATACCTATTTCGGCTAGGTTTACTTTTAAGTTGCGCATAGTTTCAGAAAAAAGTGTTCTCATTTTTTCTTTTAATAATTTTCCGAGCCTTTCTTGTGCATTATATGCCTTTGCCGTTGTAATGCCTTGAATGCCGTCTAAAATTTCTGCAGTTAAATTTCTATAAGCCGTCCAATGTGCATTGGAAGATTCCGATAGTATCTTCCCGAAAGCAACGGGAGAAATCAATACGGCGATTAAGGCTGCCGTCGATATTATGCCTAAAACATAATGCAGCGAAAAAACATAAATGAGCATTGCACCGCATGCAATTACACACACAAGTATTTGTGGAATGTATAGCGTTAAATAACCCTCTAAATAGTCTACTCCGCTTACCATTGTTGAGCCTAATTTACCTGTTCTTTCATCATCTAAAAATGCAGGTCCCAGTTTTAACAGCTTATCGTAAATGCGGCGACGCAAAATGTTTTTTACTTTGCCGATAATTTTTTTGCCGTAAACCGAATTGTAATATATTAAAATAAGGCGGGATGCTATGACTGCCGATACGTATAAGATACTTTGTATTACCACGGATAATTCTTCTTTGGAATAAAGCTGTCCCACTATTTTACCCAGCAAGACGGCTTGAGCTACATAAGTTCCCGATACGGCAACACCCAATAGGGCTTTAAGCAAAATGCTGCATTTAATACCTTTTGTCAATTCGATAACTCTTCTGTTAAGCATCATAATTGTTTATCTCCACGTTCGTTTTATAAAGTTAGTATTAACTAACGATACTGATAACTTTATTATAATGGTATCGTCTTTTGTTTTTTCTTTCATATAAAATGAGTTTAATATTTTCTATTCAGCTTGTCTAGTCTTTTTTGTAAGTTTAGCTTAACTGCAAATTTACAAAAAAAACCTGCTAATGCCGTTTAAACATTAACAGGTTTTATCTAAAGTAGATTTTAATATTGTAATTTTTTATTAGAATTTAACCGATAGGGCAAACTTTATATTATGGACAACGAGTTTGTTTACAGTCTCCCAAAAGTTTTTACCGTCACCCTCAGTTAGGTCTGTACTAAAGGTCTTAAGCAAATGATCGACGATATCCCAGTTTGCATCAAATGTTACGTTTTCGGTTATTAACCAGGTGAAACCTGAAGATGCAGTAAACTTTCCGTCATTAGTATTGAATGTAAATGTGTTATCTTTATCGGTTTTTGTAACATTACCGTTTCCAGCATCACGTGTCTCTGTCTTGTTAAACACCCAGTTATTTGAGGGGACGTTAAAGCCTAAGCCGAAGTTAAGCTTAAACTTCGATACGGGGGCGTAGGTAAAAGCTGTTTTTAAGGCCGGTTTCAGGCTTAATGTTGTTTTATACTTCCTGGCTATATTATATGCTTTTGTATCGCCTCCGCTTGAGACAACTCTGCGAGTATAATTATACTCGTTATCAAAGTCAAATCCTATTCCTAAAGCGGCCTCGGCTTTAAAGGCAAATTTACCTTCCGGTTCATAGGCAATCTGATATTTAGGGGTAAGTGTAATTATATCCTTTAGTTCACCATATTTATAGTTTGTGGTTGTTACGCCTCCTAATACCTCTTCATCTCTTTTTGTAGGCCATATACCCCATCTGGTGTCCAGATCGGCCAGAACCGTATGGGTTAAACCGTCTTTTGACGAAAGATCATGGGAAAGTCCGGCATTTATAACAAGGTCGTATTTACTGCCATCTGTGAATTTTGTAAGCTTACTATCTTTCTTGGTTGTCTTCTTATCGATATCAGACTCAAGTCCTAACTTTGCAGAGATCTTAAAGAGCTTATTATTTAAGTTTAAATTCATACCTGCAATTAAATTAAAATCCAGCTTAAAAAGATTATCGGTTTGCTTTGTCTTTGTGGCCTCTGTCCATGTAACCTTGTTGTTGGCTTTAGGCTGATAAGACATATCCGTCATAACACCGATGTTTCCGAATCCGAAAAGCAGCTTGCCGTTAGACTTATGCTGAGTGGATGTTGATGTTTCCGTATTGCCACTCGTTTCTTTCTTACTTATCCAGCTGTTGACTTGACCTTCAAAGTAGGTACCTAAATAAAAGGCTTTAAATTGGTGGGCAAGACCTAGGTTTATCGAGCCTTTACCGTCCTTTCCGTAGCCTAAAAATCCGAAGATATTTTTAGGCTGTACATTTTGCCATTCATTTACATTCATAAAATCGTCAACATCAGTGCCGAAAAGCTCTTGGGTGCTGTGTGATGTCATTGATGTTT
The DNA window shown above is from Treponema denticola and carries:
- a CDS encoding ABC transporter ATP-binding protein, with translation MMLNRRVIELTKGIKCSILLKALLGVAVSGTYVAQAVLLGKIVGQLYSKEELSVVIQSILYVSAVIASRLILIYYNSVYGKKIIGKVKNILRRRIYDKLLKLGPAFLDDERTGKLGSTMVSGVDYLEGYLTLYIPQILVCVIACGAMLIYVFSLHYVLGIISTAALIAVLISPVAFGKILSESSNAHWTAYRNLTAEILDGIQGITTAKAYNAQERLGKLLKEKMRTLFSETMRNLKVNLAEIGISNFASGIGTSFTLAVAALLTSAHIIPVSSLLILLFMTNEVFRPANELAAYFHQGFMGITSMGGIFALLDEEEKIKDEGTKTIDIKSADGFEIKYKNIEFTYSEKKNTVFKNLNFTVAKNEKLAVAGESGSGKTTIVNLLLRFYEPTSGSIYINGIDIKDLTLKSLRSLITVVSQETYLFNGTIKENLLHANEDADEEKLIDACKAANIHSFIQSLPEGYNTKVGERGLNFSGGQRQRIAIARAVLKNSPIVVLDEATSSVDTENENEIKQSLNHLLRNRTSITIAHRLNTIENSDRILVLLRGEIVEEGSHKELILKDGYYKKLVEAQQGEN
- a CDS encoding TDE2508 family outer membrane beta-barrel protein; translated protein: MKIQKKLFVFAVLLMAASLVFAQTSMTSHSTQELFGTDVDDFMNVNEWQNVQPKNIFGFLGYGKDGKGSINLGLAHQFKAFYLGTYFEGQVNSWISKKETSGNTETSTSTQHKSNGKLLFGFGNIGVMTDMSYQPKANNKVTWTEATKTKQTDNLFKLDFNLIAGMNLNLNNKLFKISAKLGLESDIDKKTTKKDSKLTKFTDGSKYDLVINAGLSHDLSSKDGLTHTVLADLDTRWGIWPTKRDEEVLGGVTTTNYKYGELKDIITLTPKYQIAYEPEGKFAFKAEAALGIGFDFDNEYNYTRRVVSSGGDTKAYNIARKYKTTLSLKPALKTAFTYAPVSKFKLNFGLGFNVPSNNWVFNKTETRDAGNGNVTKTDKDNTFTFNTNDGKFTASSGFTWLITENVTFDANWDIVDHLLKTFSTDLTEGDGKNFWETVNKLVVHNIKFALSVKF